The sequence GAATCGTCGACAGACAATACCCTGATTTTACTCATGCTTTTTCCTTACTCAGCGCATATACCGTTTGCCCACGCAGGCTAAACTCTCGCGCGAGGTTGCTGAAGTTTTCCGAGTGCCCGGCAAACAGTAAACCGTCAGGCTTGAGCAACGGAACAAACCGACGCAGAATGTCCTGTTGCGTCGTTTTATCAAAATAAATCATGACGTTACGGCAAAAAATGGCGTCGAATGGCCCCGGCACGTTGTACTGCTTGTCCAGCAGGTTAACGGGCGCGAATTCGACGCAATTCGCCAGCTCCTGGCGTACGCGTACCAGGCCTTCATGCGGGCCTGTCCCACGCATGAAATATCGCTGCAACTGCTGCGGCGACAGCGTTTTCAGTTCGTCCTGCCGATACACGCCGTTGCGCGCCTTCTCCAGCACCTCGGTGTCGATATCGCTGGCGTAAACCTTCCAGCGCCCGGGCGCCATCCCAAGCGTGTCGGCAAGTGTGATTGCCAGCGAGTACGGCTCTTCACCGGTCGAGGCGGCCGCACTCCAGACGCGATACTCCCCGGTACGACGCCGCGCGTGCTCGGCCAGTACCGGGAAGTGGTGGGCTTCGCGGAAAAAGGCCGTCAGGTTAGTGGTTAACGAGTTGATAAAAGCCTGCCACTCTGCGCTGTTCTGGTTGGCTTCGAGCATGCTCAGATAGCGACCAAAATCATCCAGCCCCAGCGTACGCAAGCGCCGCACCAGACGGTTGTAGACCATGTCCCGCTTATGATCCGCAAGCACGATCCCTGCACGCTGGTAGATTAACT comes from Enterobacter kobei and encodes:
- the cheR gene encoding protein-glutamate O-methyltransferase CheR, which translates into the protein MTSPMPPGQTSLLLQMTQRLALSDAHFRRICQLIYQRAGIVLADHKRDMVYNRLVRRLRTLGLDDFGRYLSMLEANQNSAEWQAFINSLTTNLTAFFREAHHFPVLAEHARRRTGEYRVWSAAASTGEEPYSLAITLADTLGMAPGRWKVYASDIDTEVLEKARNGVYRQDELKTLSPQQLQRYFMRGTGPHEGLVRVRQELANCVEFAPVNLLDKQYNVPGPFDAIFCRNVMIYFDKTTQQDILRRFVPLLKPDGLLFAGHSENFSNLAREFSLRGQTVYALSKEKA